One segment of Erigeron canadensis isolate Cc75 chromosome 2, C_canadensis_v1, whole genome shotgun sequence DNA contains the following:
- the LOC122588893 gene encoding ACT domain-containing protein ACR6-like, protein MEDEYAKLVKRMNPPRVTIDNNSSPDTTVIQVESVNKPGILLEVVQVLADLNLVITKAYISSDGKWFMDVFNVKHRNGSKVKDEGVISYIKKILESDALNFPSMDSSVGLKSSLDYTSIELAGTDRPGLLSEVCAVLADLGCNVVTAEIWTHNARAAAVVNVTDDRMGCAVEDPERLLTIKKRLCNVFRGNNDLKNAKMTLSPPGFMHRERRLHQIMVAERDYEKVEDEMEGNVFKTEVSVSDCIEKDYTVITMRCKDRPKLLFDTVCTITDMQYVIYHGVVHTGKMEAYQEYYIRHVDGNRISSEAERERVMQCLEAAIERRTSEALELELCTEDRVGLLSDITRILRENSLCIKRAEISTENGKAKDIFYVTDMTRDSPVDPRTIDSIRRQIGKNTAFDVRWNSSPPKPTREETTMSSLFGHFFKGRPF, encoded by the exons ATGGAAGATGAATATGCTAAACTTGTCAAGAGAATGAATCCACCCag AGTTACAATTGACAACAACTCTTCTCCAGATACAACAGTTATTCAG GTCGAGAGTGTTAACAAGCCTGGTATTCTACTAGAAGTTGTTCAAGTTCTTGCCGATTTGAATCTCGTTATCACAAAAGCATACATCTCATCAGATGGAAAATGGTTCATGGATG TTTTCAATGTTAAACACCGCAATGGCAGCAAAGTTAAAGATGAAGGGGTgattagttatataaagaaa ATACTTGAAAGCGATGCTCTTAATTTTCCATCAATGGATAGTTCAGTTGGATTGAAGTCTTCTTTAGATTATACATCGATAGAACTAGCTGGAACAGACAGGCCTGGATTACTATCAGAAGTGTGTGCAGTTCTAGCTGATCTTGGCTGTAATGTGGTCACTGCCGAAATTTGGACCCACAATGCCCGGGCTGCGGCCGTGGTAAATGTGACTGATGATAGGATGGGGTGTGCAGTTGAAGATCCAGAGAGACTTTTAACCATTAAGAAGCGCCTTTGCAATGTTTTCAGGGGAAACAATGACTTAAAGAATGCAAAAATGACACTTTCTCCCCCCGGCTTTATGCATAGAGAGAGAAGATTACATCAGATAATGGTTGCTGAGAGGGATTATGAAAAAGTTGAAGACGAAATGGAGGGAAATGTCTTCAAAACAGAGGTTAGTGTGTCGGATTGTATTGAGAAAGATTACACGGTTATTACCATGCGATGTAAGGATCGACCTAAGCTATTATTTGATACTGTCTGCACCATTACTGACATGCAATATGTAATCTATCATGGAGTTGTTCACACTGGGAAGATGGAAGCTTATCAG GAATATTATATCCGACATGTTGATGGAAATCGTATAAGCTCAGAGGCAGAACGTGAGCGGGTCATGCAGTGCCTTGAAGCAGCCATTGAGCGAAGAACATCTGAG GCACTAGAGCTAGAGTTGTGTACAGAAGATCGGGTAGGACTTTTGTCTGATATAACAAGGATATTGAGGGAAAATAGTTTGTGTATAAAAAGAGCAGAGATATCTACTGAAAATGGGAAAGCAAAGGACATTTTTTATGTGACTGATATGACCCGTGACAGCCCAGTAGATCCCAGGACAATTGATTCTATTCGTAGGCAAATTGGAAAAAACACGGCTTTTGATGTTAGATGGAATTCTAGCCCACCAAAGCCAACACGGGAAGAAACAACAATGAGCTCTCTCTTTGGACATTTCTTCAAAGGCCGGCCATTTTAA
- the LOC122588892 gene encoding GRAS family protein RAM1-like codes for MIHHATMSSSLQNDMNTLITESSCLKIQPSSPNESDNSKKITPPLPHSSSSSDLTPSSLSFASLKFEPADHVDLEMPSPETNSLWESFFSEQLETDFMISSPVRTSSVVNPSSSQSSSFNNYYPNNIIGHAGLGCSPPRTASPLAPFNNTNNSKAKGMSPLQRVFSNSPTNQFMEVETISLPSLENFLDELEGDDDEFLAYSTNSVAGVSSSDQSFDSLTTIPALLDCLTLPSPSRFYGEANNTTVHGGCVGGSTENDQMYQQMRPSPPNMPLIEQLEQERREEKQHRQQPTRQQLPSSRLQPQPQQQQQPMSHSHNHLMVPPPVGAEEHDSGLQLVHLLLACAEAVAKEDLMSARKYLHHLNRVVSPFGDSMQRVASCFTEALTARLAATLTTKPPSSAPKFTPFPPNAMEILKIYQIVYQACPYIKFAHFTANQAIFEAFETEERVHVIDLDILQGYQWPAFMQALAARPGGPPFLRITGIGTSPEQVEETGRCLSELAHSLHVPFEFHPVGVQLEDLEPHMFNRRVGEALAVNSVNRLQRVPGHCLGNLLAMIRDQAPNIVTIVEQEASHNGPYFLGRFLEALHYYSAIFDSLDATFPADSIQRAKVEQYIFAPEIRNIVACEGAERVMRHERLEKWRKIMEGKGFQGVPLSENAVTQSKILLSLYSCDGYRLTEDKGCLLLGWQDRSILAASAWRC; via the exons ATGATTCATCATGCAACAATGAGCTCTTCCTTACAGAATGACATGAACACTCTCATTACTGAAAGTTCATGCTTAAAAATCCAACCGAGTTCACCTAATGAATCCGATAACTCGAAAAAGATCACACCGCCATTACCacattcttcatcttcttctgaTCTTACACCTTCTAGCCTTAGCTTTGCTTCCCTTAAATTTGAACCCGCGGATCACGTTGATCTGGAGATGCCATCTCCAGAAACGAACTCGTTGTGGGAATCGTTCTTTTCTGAGCAGCTAGAGACAGATTTTATGATCTCATCCCCTGTTAGGACATCATCAGTAGTTAATCCTTCATCTTCTCAATCTTCGTCTTTCAATAACTATTACCCGAATAACATTATTGGGCATGCTGGTTTGGGATGCTCTCCACCTCGAACGGCGTCACCTTTGGCACCTTTTAATAACACCAACAATAGCAAGGCAAAAGGAATGAGCCCACTTCAAAGGGTTTTTAGTAACTCCCCTACTAATCAGTTCATGGAAGTCGAAACTATTTCTTTGCCGTCTCTTGAGAACTTTTTGGATGAGTTGGAGGGAGACGATGATGAATTTTTGGCTTACTCTACGAATAGTGTTGCAGGTGTAAGTTCTTCGGATCAATCATTTGATTCGCTCACTACGATCCCAGCTTTGTTGGACTGCTTGACTTTGCCTAGCCCTTCTAGGTTTTACGGTGAGGCTAACAATACGACGGTCCATGGCGGTTGTGTTGGAGGATCCACCGAGAACGATCAGATGTATCAGCAGATGAGACCTTCGCCTCCCAACATGCCACTCATCGAACAACTGGAACAAGAAAGACGAGAAGAAAAACAACATAGACAACAACCAACACGACAACAGTTGCCGTCTTCACGACTACAACCTCAACCTCAACAGCAGCAGCAACCAATGAGCCATAGTCATAACCACCTCATGGTGCCTCCACCAGTTGGCGCCGAg GAACATGATAGTGGTCTTCAACTGGTTCACCTTCTACTGGCTTGTGCAGAAGCAGTGGCCAAAGAAGATTTGATGTCAGCAAGAAAATACCTTCACCACCTCAACCGTGTGGTCTCACCGTTTGGTGATTCGATGCAACGCGTAGCATCATGCTTCACAGAAGCCCTCACTGCCCGCCTTGCAGCCACTCTTACCACAAAACCACCGTCATCCGCACCGAAGTTCACTCCTTTCCCTCCTAATGCAATGGAAATCCTCAAAATCTATCAAATTGTCTACCAAGCTTGCCCTTACATTAAGTTTGCCCACTTTACCGCCAACCAAGCCATCTTCGAGGCGTTTGAAACCGAAGAACGTGTCCACGTCATTGACCTTGATATACTCCAAGGATATCAATGGCCGGCTTTCATGCAAGCCCTTGCAGCTCGGCCAGGTGGCCCACCTTTTCTTCGGATCACTGGTATCGGCACATCTCCAGAGCAGGTTGAGGAAACAGGACGGTGCTTGTCAGAACTCGCCCACTCTCTCCATGTTCCCTTTGAGTTCCATCCAGTGGGGGTACAATTAGAAGATCTCGAACCACACATGTTTAACCGAAGAGTAGGTGAAGCCCTAgcagtcaactcagtcaaccgaCTACAGCGAGTCCCTGGTCACTGCCTAGGAAATTTACTAGCTATGATCAGAGACCAAGCTCCTAATATAGTGACCATAGTGGAGCAAGAAGCGAGCCATAATGGGCCTTACTTCTTAGGCCGATTCTTGGAAGCACTACACTACTATTCGGCAATCTTTGACTCGCTTGATGCAACTTTCCCGGCAGACTCGATCCAACGGGCCAAGGTAGAACAATATATATTTGCACCAGAAATAAGGAATATAGTAGCGTGTGAAGGTGCAGAGAGAGTGATGAGACATGAGAGGTTGGAGAAATGGAGAAAAATAATGGAAGGAAAAGGATTTCAAGGAGTGCCACTGAGCGAAAATGCAGTGACTCAATCAAAAATTTTACTTAGTCTGTACTCGTGTGATGGATACAGGTTGACCGAGGATAAAGGTTGTTTGCTGTTGGGATGGCAAGATAGATCAATTCTTGCTGCTTCTGCATGGAGATGTTAA